From one Nonomuraea polychroma genomic stretch:
- a CDS encoding tyrosine-protein phosphatase, which translates to MIRHIEFSNLCNFRDVGGYATGDGRTVQWQRLYRADSLGWLAGDDLTAFRALRVRTVIDLRHPFEVEKSGRVPETEGQSYHNLPIEGRRWDTTPYREELDVARYLADRYLEITEDGVDNLRTALETIARADNAPVVIHCAAGKDRTGVLAALVLSLAGVGEDDIVADYALTGLATERFIADWLRRHPGAPMWPGFGLAPAETMRLFLSDLASRHGSVETYVTQVLQISPATIGLLREHLLTEGTSEG; encoded by the coding sequence ATGATCCGCCACATTGAGTTCAGCAATCTCTGCAATTTCCGTGACGTGGGTGGATATGCCACCGGGGACGGCCGCACCGTCCAGTGGCAGCGGCTCTACCGGGCCGACTCCCTCGGCTGGCTGGCCGGAGACGATCTGACGGCCTTCCGCGCGTTACGCGTGCGTACCGTCATCGATTTGCGGCACCCGTTCGAGGTGGAGAAGTCCGGACGGGTGCCCGAGACCGAAGGGCAGAGCTACCACAACCTGCCCATCGAGGGCCGCCGATGGGACACGACCCCCTACCGCGAGGAGCTCGACGTCGCCCGGTACCTGGCAGATCGTTACCTCGAGATCACCGAGGACGGCGTCGACAACCTCAGGACGGCCCTGGAGACGATCGCGAGGGCGGACAACGCGCCCGTGGTGATCCATTGCGCGGCGGGCAAGGACCGTACCGGCGTGCTGGCCGCGCTGGTCCTGTCGCTGGCCGGCGTGGGTGAGGACGACATCGTGGCGGATTACGCGCTCACCGGCCTGGCCACCGAACGTTTCATCGCCGACTGGCTCAGGCGGCATCCCGGCGCGCCCATGTGGCCGGGCTTCGGGCTGGCGCCCGCGGAGACCATGCGCTTGTTCCTGTCCGACCTGGCGAGCCGGCACGGCTCCGTGGAGACGTACGTCACACAGGTCCTCCAGATCTCCCCCGCCACGATCGGCCTGCTACGCGAGCATCTGCTGACTGAAGGAACGTCGGAGGGGTAG
- a CDS encoding amidohydrolase family protein — protein MTTPLLPDPDPRRRDYVIISADDHLIEPPDLFEGRLPEKYAEVAPKVVETEAGHQVWRYGGATYPCAGIDVGAGLPREQWTLDPVRFEQMRPGCHDIEARIKDMDVAGIWAALCFPGMLGGQAGMPFARTRDQELGLALVRAWNDWHIDVWAGTYPERIIGLQLPWLPDPDVAAKEIRANAARGFKAVVFPEFPTRLRLPSIHTGHWDPFFAACEETGTVVCLHTGDSSWSPVPSPDTPIEAITTLMPTSAMFACADWLWSGLPLRFPSLRILIVEGGVGWLPMLAERADYALDHPVAGEAAWDGGLKPSEVLRRNFFFGTLDDHALSGVRLAVGLDHVLQESGYPHSDSTWPDTQKSVARNLGSLPPADIARVAYGNAARLFGHPLPSRAWLRMEEI, from the coding sequence GTGACTACGCCGCTGCTCCCCGACCCTGACCCGAGGCGGCGCGACTATGTGATCATCTCCGCCGACGATCACCTGATCGAGCCCCCCGACCTCTTCGAAGGCCGGCTGCCCGAGAAATATGCCGAGGTCGCGCCCAAGGTCGTGGAGACGGAGGCGGGTCACCAGGTCTGGCGCTACGGCGGGGCCACCTACCCGTGCGCCGGCATCGACGTCGGCGCCGGCCTGCCCCGCGAGCAGTGGACGCTGGACCCGGTGAGGTTCGAGCAGATGCGCCCCGGCTGCCATGACATCGAGGCCCGCATCAAGGACATGGACGTGGCGGGCATCTGGGCGGCGCTGTGCTTCCCCGGCATGCTGGGCGGGCAGGCGGGCATGCCGTTCGCCAGGACCCGCGACCAGGAGCTCGGCCTGGCCCTGGTCAGGGCGTGGAACGACTGGCACATCGACGTCTGGGCGGGCACCTACCCCGAGCGGATCATCGGCCTGCAACTGCCGTGGCTGCCCGATCCGGACGTGGCGGCCAAGGAGATCCGGGCCAACGCGGCGCGGGGTTTCAAGGCCGTCGTCTTCCCCGAGTTCCCGACCCGCCTGCGGTTGCCGTCGATCCACACCGGCCACTGGGACCCGTTCTTCGCCGCGTGCGAGGAGACCGGCACCGTCGTGTGCCTGCACACCGGCGACTCCTCCTGGTCGCCCGTGCCCTCCCCGGACACGCCCATCGAGGCGATCACCACGCTGATGCCCACCAGCGCCATGTTCGCCTGCGCCGACTGGCTCTGGTCCGGCCTGCCGCTGCGTTTCCCCTCACTGCGCATCCTCATCGTCGAGGGCGGCGTGGGCTGGCTGCCGATGCTGGCCGAGCGCGCCGACTACGCCCTCGACCACCCGGTGGCGGGCGAGGCGGCCTGGGACGGCGGGCTCAAGCCCAGCGAGGTGCTGCGCCGCAACTTCTTCTTCGGCACGCTCGACGACCACGCGCTGTCCGGGGTGCGCCTCGCCGTCGGCCTCGACCACGTCCTGCAGGAGAGCGGTTACCCGCACTCCGACTCGACCTGGCCCGACACGCAGAAGTCCGTAGCCCGCAATCTCGGCTCGCTCCCGCCCGCCGACATCGCCAGGGTCGCGTACGGCAACGCGGCCCGTCTGTTCGGGCACCCGCTGCCGTCGCGCGCCTGGTTGCGTATGGAGGAGATCTAA
- a CDS encoding YkvA family protein encodes MMAKAARAAAAWRTYREVTKPGSPGLMTRVRAIPRMIGAVMRGQYAGMGKSRLALMAMGVVYILSPVDVLPEFLMVIGVADDFGVFLWLLASMLGESGRYVEHERRVIQGRLAEQEG; translated from the coding sequence ATGATGGCGAAAGCGGCACGGGCAGCGGCGGCGTGGCGGACGTACCGCGAGGTGACCAAGCCTGGCTCGCCCGGCCTGATGACCAGGGTACGGGCGATCCCGCGCATGATCGGCGCGGTGATGCGCGGGCAGTACGCGGGCATGGGCAAGAGCAGGCTCGCGCTGATGGCGATGGGTGTGGTCTACATCCTGTCGCCGGTCGACGTCCTGCCCGAGTTCCTCATGGTGATCGGCGTCGCCGACGACTTCGGCGTGTTCCTGTGGCTGCTGGCCTCGATGCTCGGCGAGAGCGGGCGCTACGTCGAGCACGAGCGGCGCGTCATCCAGGGCAGGCTCGCCGAGCAGGAAGGTTAG
- a CDS encoding amidase encodes MRDVLRLDAVGQALAIKNGQMSARELVEAAIAAIEARDGELNAVVFRRFERALAEIDSIPADAPFAGVPILLKDLGWRQVGEPYAAGSAIRDGLEVAEDGYGVARLREAGFVVLGRTNTPEFGTTITTEPVAFGPTRNPYDPAYSAGGSSGGSAAAVAAGMVALATASDGGGSIRVPASLCGLVGLKPSRGRVSLGPALGEGWSGFSCPGFVTRTVRDTAAALDVVSGFHPGDPYDAPALPGPLTAEVGRDPGRLRIGYLTTHPRGDVPEVPELTEAVTGAAALLESLGHDVEPGGPEALGDLEFPVHFGAIVANNLAAQVAGLGELRGKPIELEELEPRNAAMVSVARTHSAVDHIRATQWMDAFRRRMATWWRAGHDLLLMPSLGVAPFPLGWITPDDLSLAFGRTGHAVSYTSPVNATGQPAISLPLHRTEAGLPVGVQLVAATGREDLLIRVAAQIEQARPFEHPAMEPLA; translated from the coding sequence ATGCGTGACGTACTGAGGCTGGACGCGGTCGGGCAGGCACTGGCGATCAAGAACGGCCAGATGTCGGCGCGAGAGCTGGTCGAAGCCGCGATCGCCGCCATCGAGGCCCGCGACGGCGAGCTCAACGCGGTCGTCTTCCGCCGCTTCGAGCGCGCACTGGCCGAGATCGACTCCATTCCGGCGGACGCACCTTTCGCGGGGGTGCCGATCCTCCTGAAGGACCTCGGGTGGCGGCAGGTCGGCGAGCCGTACGCGGCGGGCTCCGCCATACGGGACGGGCTGGAGGTCGCCGAGGACGGCTACGGCGTCGCGCGGTTGCGCGAGGCCGGGTTCGTGGTGCTCGGGCGGACGAACACGCCCGAGTTCGGCACCACGATCACCACGGAGCCGGTGGCGTTCGGGCCGACGCGGAACCCGTACGATCCGGCGTACTCGGCGGGCGGGTCCAGCGGCGGCTCGGCCGCGGCGGTGGCGGCGGGGATGGTGGCGCTGGCCACGGCCAGCGACGGCGGCGGGTCGATTCGTGTGCCCGCGTCGCTGTGCGGGCTGGTGGGGCTCAAGCCGTCGCGCGGGCGGGTGAGCCTGGGTCCGGCCCTGGGCGAGGGCTGGAGCGGCTTCTCCTGCCCCGGGTTCGTCACCAGGACCGTCCGCGACACGGCCGCCGCGCTCGACGTCGTCTCCGGCTTCCACCCCGGCGATCCGTACGATGCGCCCGCCCTGCCGGGGCCGCTGACCGCCGAGGTCGGCCGGGATCCAGGACGGTTGCGGATCGGGTACCTCACCACGCACCCGAGAGGCGACGTGCCCGAGGTGCCCGAGCTGACCGAGGCCGTCACCGGGGCGGCGGCACTGCTGGAGTCGCTCGGCCACGACGTGGAGCCGGGCGGTCCCGAGGCGCTCGGCGATCTGGAGTTTCCCGTGCACTTCGGTGCGATCGTGGCCAACAACCTCGCCGCCCAGGTCGCCGGCCTGGGGGAGCTACGCGGCAAGCCGATCGAGCTGGAGGAGCTGGAGCCGCGCAACGCCGCCATGGTCAGCGTCGCGCGCACGCACAGCGCGGTCGACCACATCCGGGCCACGCAGTGGATGGACGCCTTCCGCCGCCGCATGGCCACGTGGTGGCGAGCCGGCCACGACCTGCTGCTGATGCCGTCGCTCGGCGTCGCGCCGTTCCCGCTCGGCTGGATCACGCCGGATGACCTCAGCCTCGCCTTCGGCAGGACGGGGCACGCCGTGTCGTACACCTCGCCGGTCAACGCGACCGGCCAGCCCGCCATCTCGTTGCCGCTGCACAGGACCGAGGCAGGACTGCCGGTGGGCGTGCAGCTCGTCGCGGCGACGGGCCGGGAGGACCTGCTGATCAGGGTGGCGGCGCAGATCGAGCAGGCCCGGCCGTTCGAGCATCCGGCGATGGAACCTCTCGCCTGA
- a CDS encoding LLM class F420-dependent oxidoreductase, with protein MTQNWGMTIPFYDRSLSRSQELIAELPGLGYTDVWSAEVNGTDGFTPLALAAQWAPGLRLGSAIVPVSTRGPGLLAMSAATLADLAPGRFVLGIGASSPAIVERWNAGEFTKPYARTRDTLRFLKKALAGEKVSEAYETFEIKGFKLERAPKIPPKIVLAALRPRMLRLAAEEADGAITNWLSPEDVRKVRAEIGPDTELIARLFVCVSEDTDKVREMARWMLASYLTVPVYAAFHDWLGRGEVLRPLHEAWAAGDRQAALKAIPDDVVDALIVHGDAATCRARIQQYVDNGLDTPVLAPIPGGEISIEQAVRDLAPKE; from the coding sequence ATGACGCAGAACTGGGGCATGACGATCCCCTTCTACGACCGCTCCCTGTCGAGGTCCCAGGAACTCATCGCGGAGCTGCCCGGGCTCGGCTACACCGACGTGTGGTCGGCCGAGGTCAACGGGACCGACGGGTTCACGCCGCTGGCCCTGGCCGCCCAGTGGGCGCCGGGGCTCAGGCTCGGCAGCGCCATCGTGCCCGTCTCCACGCGCGGCCCTGGGCTGCTGGCCATGTCCGCGGCCACGCTGGCCGATCTGGCCCCCGGGCGGTTCGTGCTCGGCATCGGCGCGTCCTCGCCGGCGATCGTCGAGCGCTGGAACGCCGGCGAGTTCACCAAGCCGTACGCGCGCACCCGCGACACCCTGCGTTTCCTGAAGAAGGCGCTGGCCGGGGAGAAGGTCTCGGAGGCGTACGAGACGTTCGAGATCAAGGGGTTCAAGCTGGAGCGCGCCCCGAAGATCCCACCGAAGATCGTGCTGGCCGCGCTGCGCCCCCGGATGTTGCGCCTGGCCGCCGAGGAGGCCGACGGCGCGATCACCAACTGGCTCTCTCCCGAGGACGTGCGCAAGGTACGCGCCGAGATCGGCCCGGACACCGAGCTGATCGCCCGCTTGTTCGTGTGCGTGAGCGAGGACACCGACAAGGTGCGGGAGATGGCCAGGTGGATGCTGGCCAGTTACCTGACCGTCCCCGTGTACGCCGCGTTCCACGACTGGCTGGGCCGGGGTGAGGTGCTGCGGCCCTTGCACGAGGCGTGGGCGGCCGGCGATCGCCAGGCGGCGCTCAAGGCCATCCCCGACGACGTGGTGGACGCGTTGATCGTGCACGGCGACGCGGCCACCTGCCGGGCCAGGATCCAGCAGTACGTGGACAACGGCCTCGACACCCCCGTCCTCGCCCCCATCCCCGGCGGGGAGATCTCCATCGAGCAGGCCGTACGGGACCTGGCGCCTAAGGAGTAA
- a CDS encoding TetR/AcrR family transcriptional regulator: MSEARNRGSESTREVIVETALRLFRERGFDKTTMRAIAAEAGVSVGNAYYYFDSKEALIQAYYDRAQAEHEEACREFLATETSFAARLSGVLREWVRVSEPYHEFAVKFFKHAAEPTNPLSPFSKQSSPAREASIAIYRQVVEGSRDRMNAELREELPELLWLLSMGMVLFWVHDTSPGCARTYRLIEVTVPLVDRLVGLSHLPGLRGITKDFIAAVHELRA; the protein is encoded by the coding sequence GTGTCCGAAGCCCGAAACCGAGGATCGGAGAGCACCCGAGAGGTCATCGTCGAGACGGCCTTGCGACTGTTCAGAGAGCGGGGCTTCGACAAGACCACGATGCGCGCCATCGCCGCCGAGGCCGGAGTGTCCGTGGGCAACGCCTATTACTACTTCGACAGCAAAGAGGCGTTGATCCAGGCGTACTACGACCGCGCCCAGGCCGAGCACGAGGAGGCCTGCAGGGAGTTCCTGGCCACCGAGACGTCGTTCGCGGCCCGGTTGAGCGGGGTGCTGCGCGAGTGGGTACGCGTGTCCGAGCCCTACCACGAGTTCGCCGTGAAGTTCTTCAAGCACGCGGCCGAGCCCACGAACCCGCTGAGCCCCTTCAGCAAGCAGTCGTCCCCGGCCCGCGAAGCCTCCATCGCCATCTACCGCCAGGTCGTCGAGGGGTCGCGCGACCGCATGAACGCCGAGCTACGGGAGGAACTGCCCGAGCTGCTGTGGCTGCTGTCCATGGGCATGGTCCTGTTCTGGGTGCATGACACCTCGCCGGGCTGCGCGCGCACGTACCGGCTGATCGAGGTCACGGTGCCGCTGGTGGACCGGCTGGTCGGGCTGTCGCATCTGCCCGGGCTGCGAGGCATCACGAAGGACTTCATCGCGGCCGTGCACGAGCTGCGGGCATAG
- a CDS encoding aspartate-semialdehyde dehydrogenase encodes MSRPSLALIGATGAVGTVMRDIVSSREDIWGEIRLVASPRSAGKVLRVRGEDVVVQALAPEVFDGIDIAIFDVPDEVSAVWVPIAAERGAIAIDKSGTFRMDPDVPLVVPEVNPLDARSRPRNIISTPNCTTLSMMAAMGALHAEFTLTELVVASYQAVSGAGVAGTARLYDEVEALAGDRTVGQAAGDVRKVLANKLPDDSPFPAPIAYNVVPWAGSLKDDGWASEELKLRNESRKILGIPDLKVSATCVRVPVITTHSLAVHARFEREITVADAHRVLEAAPTVVLMDDPASGVYPTPLDVVGTDPTYVGRIRQAIDFPNTLDLFVCGDNLRKGAALNAAEIAELVASEL; translated from the coding sequence ATGAGCAGGCCCAGTCTGGCTTTGATCGGCGCCACCGGCGCCGTGGGCACCGTCATGCGGGACATCGTGTCGTCGCGTGAGGACATCTGGGGCGAGATCCGCCTCGTCGCCTCGCCGCGCTCGGCAGGCAAGGTGCTGCGAGTGCGCGGCGAGGACGTCGTGGTCCAGGCCCTGGCGCCTGAGGTGTTCGACGGCATCGACATCGCCATCTTCGACGTGCCCGACGAGGTATCGGCGGTGTGGGTGCCGATCGCGGCCGAGCGTGGCGCGATCGCGATCGACAAGTCCGGCACGTTCCGGATGGACCCGGACGTTCCGCTGGTCGTGCCCGAGGTCAACCCGCTCGACGCGCGCAGCCGCCCACGCAACATCATCTCCACGCCCAACTGCACGACGTTGTCGATGATGGCGGCCATGGGCGCGCTGCACGCCGAGTTCACGCTCACGGAGCTGGTCGTGGCGTCCTACCAGGCGGTGTCCGGTGCCGGCGTGGCGGGCACCGCCCGGCTCTACGACGAGGTCGAGGCGCTGGCCGGCGATCGCACGGTCGGCCAGGCGGCCGGTGACGTGCGCAAGGTGCTGGCCAACAAGTTGCCTGACGACTCGCCCTTCCCGGCGCCGATCGCGTACAACGTGGTGCCGTGGGCCGGCTCGCTCAAGGACGACGGCTGGGCCTCCGAGGAGCTCAAGCTCCGCAACGAGTCACGCAAGATCCTCGGCATCCCGGACCTGAAGGTCTCCGCGACCTGTGTACGCGTGCCGGTCATCACGACGCACTCGCTGGCCGTGCACGCGCGTTTCGAGCGCGAGATCACGGTCGCCGACGCGCACCGCGTCCTGGAGGCGGCGCCGACGGTGGTCCTCATGGACGACCCGGCGAGCGGGGTCTACCCGACGCCTCTCGACGTGGTGGGCACTGACCCGACCTATGTTGGGCGCATTCGCCAGGCGATCGACTTCCCCAACACGCTCGACCTCTTCGTGTGCGGTGACAACCTGCGCAAGGGCGCGGCGCTCAACGCGGCGGAGATCGCCGAGCTGGTCGCGAGCGAGCTGTAG
- a CDS encoding aspartate kinase encodes MALVVQKYGGSSVADASCIKRVAQRIVATKKAGNDVVVIVSAMGDTTDELLDLAEQVSPLPPARELDMLLTSGERISMALLAMAIANLGHEARSFTGSQAGVITDSTHGKARIIDVTPSRIREAIDQGHIAIVAGFQGVSQDTKDITTLGRGGSDTTAVALAAALEADVCEIYTDVDGIFTADPRIVPPARKIPRISYDEMMEMAACGAKILHLRCVEYARRFNLPIHVRSSFSTKEGTWVVSDPYTDEGTEMEQPIISGVAHDRSEAKITVVGVPDKVGEAASIFKTLADAEINIDMIVQNVSAAATGRTDISFTLPTADAQTALGALKKVQAQIGYESLLFDDQIGKVSLIGAGMRSHPGVTATFFAALADAGVNIEMISTSEIRISVIVEQDAIDAAVAAAHRAFDLDADQVEAVVYGGTGR; translated from the coding sequence GTGGCGCTCGTTGTGCAAAAGTACGGTGGTTCGTCCGTCGCCGACGCGTCCTGCATCAAGCGGGTCGCGCAGCGGATCGTCGCGACGAAAAAAGCCGGCAACGACGTGGTCGTGATCGTCTCCGCCATGGGTGACACGACGGACGAGCTGCTCGACCTGGCCGAGCAGGTGTCGCCGCTGCCGCCGGCACGCGAGCTCGACATGCTGCTGACCTCCGGCGAGCGCATCTCGATGGCCCTGCTGGCGATGGCGATCGCCAACCTCGGCCACGAGGCCCGTTCGTTCACCGGCTCGCAGGCCGGTGTGATCACCGACTCCACGCACGGCAAGGCACGCATCATCGACGTGACGCCGAGCCGCATCCGTGAGGCGATCGACCAGGGTCACATCGCGATCGTGGCCGGGTTCCAGGGCGTCTCGCAAGACACGAAGGACATCACGACGCTGGGCCGTGGTGGCTCCGACACGACGGCGGTGGCGCTGGCGGCGGCCCTGGAGGCCGACGTGTGCGAGATCTACACCGACGTGGACGGCATCTTCACCGCCGACCCGCGCATCGTGCCGCCGGCCAGGAAGATCCCCAGGATCTCCTACGACGAGATGATGGAGATGGCCGCCTGCGGCGCCAAGATCCTGCATCTCCGCTGCGTCGAGTACGCGCGCCGGTTCAACCTGCCGATTCACGTACGCAGCTCGTTCAGCACCAAGGAAGGCACCTGGGTCGTCTCCGACCCTTACACCGACGAAGGAACCGAGATGGAGCAGCCGATCATCTCCGGCGTCGCACACGACCGGAGCGAGGCCAAGATCACCGTTGTCGGGGTTCCCGACAAGGTCGGCGAGGCTGCCTCGATCTTCAAAACGCTGGCCGACGCCGAGATCAACATTGACATGATCGTGCAGAACGTCTCGGCCGCGGCCACCGGCCGCACGGACATCTCCTTCACGCTCCCCACGGCCGACGCCCAGACGGCCCTGGGAGCGCTCAAGAAGGTCCAGGCCCAGATCGGTTATGAGTCGCTGCTGTTCGACGACCAGATCGGGAAGGTGTCGCTGATCGGCGCGGGCATGCGCTCGCACCCCGGCGTCACCGCGACGTTCTTCGCGGCCCTCGCCGACGCGGGGGTCAACATCGAGATGATCTCCACCTCGGAGATCCGCATCTCTGTGATCGTCGAGCAGGACGCGATCGACGCGGCCGTGGCGGCCGCGCACCGCGCCTTCGATCTCGACGCCGACCAGGTCGAAGCCGTGGTGTATGGAGGTACAGGACGATGA
- a CDS encoding DUF5063 domain-containing protein, producing MSDEWSTLAEEISRHAQDYVDGLTRVAGGEGGDAIWSLLLVEVAQVSLAGAKLGANRDVILAGNYEPPMSEDPDIDGVRTALAERLGPVDDYAEVFDPYKDTGVTPYRLSDDLTAVAADLIHGLRHYHAGRPHEALWWWQYSYFNTWGNHAGAAMRALQALAAHSRLDVAEEATTV from the coding sequence ATGTCTGACGAGTGGAGCACGCTGGCGGAGGAGATCTCGAGGCACGCGCAGGACTACGTGGACGGCCTGACCAGGGTCGCCGGCGGCGAGGGCGGCGACGCCATCTGGTCGTTGCTGCTGGTCGAGGTCGCCCAGGTGAGCCTGGCCGGTGCCAAGCTCGGCGCGAACAGGGACGTGATCCTCGCCGGCAACTACGAGCCGCCGATGAGCGAGGACCCTGACATCGACGGCGTGCGTACGGCGCTGGCCGAGCGGCTCGGGCCCGTCGACGACTACGCCGAGGTGTTCGACCCGTACAAGGACACCGGCGTCACGCCGTACCGGCTGTCCGACGACCTGACCGCGGTCGCCGCCGACCTCATCCACGGCCTGCGTCACTACCACGCCGGCCGTCCCCATGAGGCGTTGTGGTGGTGGCAATACTCCTACTTCAACACCTGGGGCAACCACGCGGGCGCCGCGATGCGCGCGCTGCAGGCTCTGGCCGCGCACTCGCGCCTCGACGTGGCCGAGGAGGCTACCACGGTCTGA
- the recR gene encoding recombination mediator RecR: MYEGVVQNLIDELGLLPGVGPKSAQRIAFHLLAADPADVKRLAHALLEVKEKVRFCRVCGNVASEEECRICRDTRRDTHVICVVEEPKDVVAIEKTREFRGTYHVLGGAISPIDGIGPDDLRIRELMTRLADGRVTELILATDPNLEGEATATYLARLVKPMGIKVTRLASGLPVGGDLEYADEVTLGRAFEGRRLLDV; the protein is encoded by the coding sequence ATGTACGAAGGGGTCGTCCAGAACCTGATCGACGAGCTCGGCCTGCTGCCCGGCGTCGGTCCCAAGAGCGCGCAGCGGATCGCGTTCCACCTGCTGGCGGCCGACCCGGCCGACGTCAAACGGCTGGCGCACGCATTGCTGGAGGTCAAGGAGAAAGTCCGCTTCTGCCGGGTGTGCGGCAACGTGGCCTCGGAGGAGGAGTGCCGCATCTGCCGCGACACCCGCCGCGACACGCACGTGATCTGCGTGGTCGAGGAGCCGAAGGACGTCGTGGCGATCGAGAAGACCCGCGAGTTCCGCGGCACCTATCACGTGCTCGGTGGCGCGATCAGCCCGATCGACGGCATCGGCCCCGACGACCTGCGCATTCGCGAGCTCATGACGCGCCTGGCCGATGGCCGGGTCACCGAGCTCATCCTCGCCACGGACCCCAATCTCGAGGGTGAGGCGACGGCTACCTACCTAGCCCGTCTGGTCAAACCGATGGGCATCAAAGTGACACGACTGGCCAGCGGTCTGCCTGTCGGCGGTGACCTCGAATACGCCGACGAGGTGACCTTGGGCCGCGCGTTCGAAGGACGGAGGCTGCTGGATGTCTGA
- a CDS encoding YbaB/EbfC family nucleoid-associated protein produces the protein MNPGDVNLQQLLEQAQLMQQQLVSAQQELNDAQIEGSSGGGLVTAVVNGSGELLELKIDPSVIDAGDPQDTADTIADLVIAAVRDAVRAAADLQQEKLGPLAQGLGGGGLGQLPGF, from the coding sequence GTGAACCCAGGGGATGTCAACCTGCAGCAGCTGCTGGAGCAGGCACAGCTCATGCAGCAGCAGCTTGTGAGCGCCCAGCAGGAGCTCAACGACGCGCAGATCGAGGGCTCATCAGGCGGCGGCCTGGTCACGGCCGTCGTCAACGGTTCGGGTGAGCTGCTCGAGCTCAAGATCGATCCGAGCGTCATCGACGCCGGCGATCCGCAGGACACGGCGGACACGATCGCCGACCTGGTGATCGCGGCCGTCCGCGATGCCGTACGCGCGGCCGCCGACCTGCAGCAGGAGAAACTCGGCCCGCTGGCCCAGGGGTTGGGTGGCGGCGGCCTCGGACAATTGCCAGGATTCTAG
- a CDS encoding helix-turn-helix domain-containing protein — protein sequence MTKHAWPEAPRRQIEASWHRSLAAGIDPEGTSAPLVFDLDYIDDIRQAHPLQPLLPLMSQTLAGLADEIGHVMIVTDAHGRVLWREGNTAILRRADQIGLADGHQWEERKVGTNGIGTALAMGRPMHVYSEEHLMRVLHVWSCSGAPIVDPDSGRIIGCVDISGTARTLHPATVALVTAAAKLAESELALRMHERDERLRRRYESLRGRPGILLSPTGRVISGDPGGRLGDRVPLMDGTHADDPDPPLVFPAHPGERLRASGQRMILRDGTVGLLESFDDGYLLRTVPTATPPALALSFLGDRPPSVTLGDREQPLSLRHAEILALLALHPHGLTAEQLSFHMYGDYGNPVTIRAEIHRLRAQLGNAIAAKPYRLACPVEADFLAVRRHLAAKDPAALARSYTGPLLQRSESPEIRRERDELEAQVRACLLRYGSPEHLWAYAQTTNGRDDYEILERLAALPPTDARSAAARTRLA from the coding sequence GTGACGAAGCACGCGTGGCCGGAGGCGCCGCGCCGCCAAATCGAGGCGTCCTGGCATCGTTCGCTCGCGGCGGGAATCGATCCGGAGGGCACGAGCGCGCCTCTGGTCTTCGACCTGGACTACATCGACGACATCCGCCAGGCCCACCCCCTGCAGCCCTTGCTGCCCCTCATGTCCCAGACGCTCGCCGGCCTGGCCGACGAGATCGGCCACGTCATGATCGTCACGGATGCCCACGGCCGGGTGCTGTGGCGCGAGGGCAACACCGCGATCCTGCGGCGCGCCGACCAGATCGGCCTGGCCGACGGCCACCAGTGGGAGGAACGCAAGGTCGGCACCAACGGCATCGGCACCGCGCTCGCGATGGGCCGCCCGATGCACGTCTACTCGGAGGAGCACCTGATGCGGGTGCTGCACGTCTGGTCGTGCAGCGGCGCGCCGATCGTCGACCCGGACTCCGGCCGGATCATCGGATGCGTCGACATCAGCGGCACCGCACGCACCCTGCACCCCGCCACCGTCGCCCTGGTAACGGCCGCGGCCAAGCTCGCCGAGAGCGAGCTCGCCCTGCGCATGCACGAACGCGACGAGCGCCTGCGCCGCCGCTACGAGTCCCTGCGCGGCCGGCCCGGCATCCTGCTCTCCCCGACCGGCCGCGTCATCTCCGGCGACCCAGGCGGCCGGCTCGGCGACCGTGTTCCACTCATGGACGGCACGCACGCGGACGACCCGGATCCGCCACTCGTGTTTCCCGCCCACCCCGGCGAGCGCCTGCGCGCGTCCGGGCAGCGCATGATCCTGCGCGACGGCACGGTGGGGCTGCTGGAGTCGTTCGACGACGGCTACCTGCTGCGTACCGTTCCCACCGCTACGCCGCCGGCGCTCGCCCTGTCGTTCCTCGGGGACAGACCGCCCTCTGTCACTCTGGGAGACCGCGAGCAGCCACTGTCGCTCCGGCACGCCGAGATCCTCGCCCTCCTGGCGCTGCACCCCCACGGGCTGACGGCCGAGCAGCTCTCGTTCCACATGTACGGCGACTACGGCAACCCCGTGACGATCAGGGCCGAGATCCACCGGCTGCGGGCGCAGCTGGGGAACGCGATCGCGGCTAAACCGTACCGGCTGGCATGCCCGGTCGAGGCCGACTTCCTTGCCGTGCGGCGCCATCTCGCGGCGAAGGACCCGGCCGCGCTGGCGCGCTCGTACACGGGGCCGCTGCTGCAACGTTCGGAGTCGCCGGAGATCCGGCGGGAGCGGGACGAGCTGGAGGCCCAGGTCAGGGCTTGTCTGCTGCGGTACGGCTCTCCCGAGCACCTGTGGGCGTACGCCCAGACCACCAATGGGCGCGACGACTACGAGATCCTCGAACGCCTCGCCGCCCTTCCCCCCACCGACGCCCGCTCCGCCGCCGCCCGCACGCGGCTGGCCTGA